The proteins below come from a single Vitreimonas flagellata genomic window:
- a CDS encoding pyridoxal phosphate-dependent aminotransferase, protein MSHSVSDALKRVKPSATIAMSAKARELKAAGRNCIALSAGEPDFDTPQNIKEAAIRAIQDGKTKYTDVDGIPELKDAICAKFKRENGLEYKRSQVNVSPGGKPVIFNAFLATLNPGDEVVIPAPYWVSYPDMALICGGTPVFVETRMENGFKVDPKDLAKALTPHTKWVLLNSPSNPSGAAYTRAELAAIAAVLIDFPNVLILTDDMYEHLVYGDFEFTTIAQVEPRLYDRTLTMNGVSKAYSMTGWRIGYAAGPEWLIKGMASVMTQTTSNPSSISQWAAVEALNGTQDFIPKNKALFQERRDLVVSMLNQAQGLKCPTPEGAFYVYPSCADLIGKKTPGGKVIDSDVTFAMELLEAEAVAVVHGTAFGLAPNFRISYATSNTELEDACARIQRFCASLS, encoded by the coding sequence ATGTCACATTCAGTTTCCGATGCGCTGAAGCGCGTAAAGCCGTCCGCCACTATCGCAATGAGCGCCAAGGCGCGCGAGCTGAAAGCGGCTGGCCGGAATTGCATCGCCCTCTCCGCCGGCGAGCCCGATTTCGATACGCCGCAAAACATCAAGGAAGCGGCGATCCGCGCCATCCAAGATGGCAAGACCAAGTACACCGACGTCGACGGCATCCCGGAGCTTAAGGACGCGATCTGCGCCAAATTCAAGCGTGAGAACGGCTTGGAATACAAGCGCAGCCAAGTGAACGTGTCGCCGGGCGGTAAGCCGGTCATTTTCAACGCCTTCCTGGCCACGCTCAATCCCGGCGATGAGGTGGTGATACCGGCGCCATATTGGGTGAGCTATCCTGACATGGCGCTGATATGCGGCGGCACGCCAGTGTTCGTCGAAACGCGGATGGAGAACGGCTTCAAGGTCGATCCGAAGGATTTGGCCAAGGCGCTGACGCCGCACACGAAATGGGTGCTGCTCAATTCGCCGTCGAACCCCTCGGGCGCGGCCTACACGCGCGCCGAGCTCGCGGCGATCGCAGCCGTGCTGATCGACTTCCCGAACGTGCTCATCCTCACCGACGATATGTACGAGCACCTCGTCTATGGCGATTTCGAATTCACGACGATCGCGCAAGTCGAGCCGCGTTTGTATGACCGCACGCTGACGATGAACGGCGTGTCGAAGGCTTATTCGATGACGGGCTGGCGCATCGGCTACGCTGCGGGCCCCGAATGGCTGATCAAGGGCATGGCGTCGGTGATGACGCAAACGACGTCGAACCCATCCTCGATCTCGCAATGGGCCGCTGTGGAAGCGCTCAACGGTACGCAGGACTTCATTCCGAAGAACAAGGCGCTCTTCCAAGAGCGGCGTGATCTCGTCGTATCGATGCTGAACCAGGCGCAGGGCTTGAAGTGCCCGACGCCGGAAGGCGCGTTCTACGTCTATCCCTCATGCGCGGACCTGATCGGCAAGAAGACGCCAGGCGGCAAAGTGATCGACAGCGACGTGACGTTTGCGATGGAGCTGTTGGAAGCGGAAGCCGTCGCCGTCGTGCACGGCACGGCATTCGGCTTGGCGCCGAACTTCCGGATTTCGTACGCGACGTCGAACACGGAGCTGGAAGACGCGTGCGCGCGGATTCAAAGGTTCTGCGCGAGCTTGAGCTAA
- a CDS encoding saccharopine dehydrogenase family protein: MSAQEFDVVVYGATGFTGRLVAEHLLKTYGAEGQVRWAMAGRDPAKLRAVAAEIGAPASVPLIEANARDAASLEALAKRARTIITTVGPYQLYGEPLLAACAKVGTDYVDLCGEPNWMQAMIAKYDATAKQSGARIVFSCGFDSIPFDCGVWFLQQQARARFDAPVQSVRGRVRKMKGTFSGGTLASMLATLDASKRDPSIGAAMLDPFALSPARGVDQPKGDAVIEDADIGSWAAPFVMAAINTKNVHRTNALAGYPYGRDFTYDEMMMTGGGADGEKRARGMLKQSRTQNALLNFAPTRALLRQFALPKPGQGPNKEQRETGMFDVLYVGNLSDGRSLRVGVSGDKDPGYGSTSKMISEAALCLNDTPRSTTPGGIWTPAAAMGDALIARLQERAGLRFKLEN, from the coding sequence ATGAGCGCACAGGAATTCGACGTCGTCGTTTACGGCGCGACAGGCTTCACCGGGCGCTTAGTCGCCGAGCATTTGCTGAAGACTTACGGTGCGGAAGGCCAAGTGCGCTGGGCGATGGCCGGGCGCGACCCTGCCAAGCTCCGCGCCGTCGCCGCCGAGATCGGCGCGCCGGCCAGCGTGCCGCTGATCGAAGCCAACGCGCGCGATGCCGCGTCGCTCGAAGCTTTGGCGAAACGTGCGCGCACCATCATCACCACGGTCGGCCCCTATCAGCTTTATGGCGAACCGCTGCTCGCGGCCTGCGCCAAGGTTGGCACGGATTACGTCGATCTCTGCGGCGAGCCGAACTGGATGCAGGCGATGATCGCCAAATACGACGCGACCGCCAAGCAAAGCGGCGCGCGCATCGTGTTCTCCTGCGGCTTCGACTCGATCCCGTTCGATTGCGGCGTTTGGTTCTTGCAGCAGCAAGCGCGCGCACGCTTCGACGCGCCAGTGCAAAGCGTGCGCGGTCGCGTGCGTAAAATGAAGGGCACGTTCTCCGGCGGCACACTGGCGTCGATGCTGGCGACCTTGGACGCGAGCAAGCGCGATCCAAGCATTGGCGCTGCGATGCTCGATCCATTCGCGCTCTCGCCGGCGCGCGGGGTCGATCAGCCGAAGGGCGATGCCGTGATCGAAGATGCCGACATCGGCTCGTGGGCCGCGCCCTTCGTGATGGCGGCGATCAACACCAAAAACGTGCACCGCACCAACGCGCTCGCCGGCTATCCGTACGGCCGCGATTTCACCTACGACGAAATGATGATGACCGGCGGCGGCGCTGACGGTGAGAAACGCGCGCGTGGCATGCTCAAGCAATCGCGCACGCAAAACGCGCTATTGAACTTCGCACCGACACGCGCGCTGCTGCGCCAGTTCGCGCTGCCGAAGCCCGGCCAAGGGCCCAACAAGGAACAGCGCGAAACCGGCATGTTCGACGTGCTCTATGTCGGCAATCTGAGCGACGGCCGCTCGCTGCGCGTTGGCGTCAGCGGCGACAAGGATCCGGGCTACGGCTCGACGTCAAAGATGATCTCCGAAGCTGCACTCTGCCTGAACGACACGCCGCGCAGCACCACGCCCGGCGGAATCTGGACGCCCGCCGCCGCCATGGGTGACGCGTTGATCGCGCGACTGCAGGAGCGCGCGGGGTTGAGGTTCAAGTTGGAGAACTAG
- a CDS encoding DMT family transporter yields the protein MPPLAIAAAFSSALIHASWNAALKGGRGDRVADAFLIAIGGIIMWGVVALVWGAPKAEAWPYLIASVLIHLIYWVALFRGYDMGDLSHIYTLSRGSAPLLVAVGAAITAHEAPAPLKMVGIALVSLGVLAVGVSPNAPLKATLWALLIGLCISAYSLVDALGARVGGDALVYVAWTSGVMGVPMIAFAFWKRGVRQMLRDAAVAPWRGIAIGIISFLGYGLVLWAQTFAPIAQVTALRETSVVFGALIAFFILRERLGLRRWAGAIIVAAGAGLIAFG from the coding sequence ATGCCGCCGCTCGCCATTGCCGCAGCGTTTAGCTCGGCCCTCATTCATGCAAGCTGGAACGCCGCCCTGAAAGGCGGACGTGGCGATCGCGTTGCGGATGCGTTTCTGATCGCGATCGGCGGCATCATCATGTGGGGCGTGGTTGCGCTTGTCTGGGGTGCGCCGAAGGCCGAGGCTTGGCCTTATCTGATTGCGTCAGTGCTGATCCATCTAATCTATTGGGTGGCGCTGTTTCGCGGCTACGACATGGGCGATTTGAGCCACATCTACACGCTCTCGCGGGGCTCGGCGCCGTTACTGGTGGCGGTGGGCGCGGCGATCACGGCGCACGAAGCGCCAGCGCCGCTGAAGATGGTCGGCATCGCGCTGGTTTCGCTTGGCGTGCTCGCGGTGGGCGTGAGCCCAAACGCGCCGCTGAAAGCGACGCTCTGGGCGTTGCTGATCGGGCTTTGCATTTCGGCGTATTCACTGGTCGACGCGCTTGGCGCGCGCGTCGGCGGCGATGCTTTGGTCTATGTGGCGTGGACATCCGGCGTTATGGGCGTGCCGATGATCGCGTTCGCGTTCTGGAAGCGCGGCGTGCGGCAGATGTTGCGCGACGCGGCCGTGGCGCCCTGGCGCGGCATCGCCATCGGAATCATCTCGTTCCTGGGCTACGGCCTCGTGCTCTGGGCGCAGACCTTCGCGCCCATCGCGCAGGTGACGGCGCTGCGCGAAACCTCCGTCGTGTTCGGCGCTTTGATCGCGTTTTTCATCCTGCGCGAGCGCTTGGGCCTGCGGCGCTGGGCCGGCGCGATAATCGTGGCCGCGGGCGCTGGCCTGATCGCCTTCGGCTGA
- a CDS encoding dihydroneopterin aldolase, whose amino-acid sequence MADLHIIRIDDAKALVRVGVPDPERAAPQEVRISVVMALADPPDYPNEDRIGATVDYDRIIYFIRDDLGEPAHLIETLADRVAGHCLSLSERARWVEVTVKKPSVLSGDGLVSVTIRREQA is encoded by the coding sequence GTGGCAGACCTACACATCATCCGCATCGACGACGCCAAGGCGCTGGTTCGCGTCGGCGTCCCCGATCCCGAGCGCGCGGCCCCGCAAGAGGTGCGCATTTCCGTCGTCATGGCTTTGGCCGACCCGCCGGATTATCCGAACGAAGATCGCATCGGTGCGACCGTCGATTACGACCGCATCATCTATTTCATTCGCGACGACCTGGGCGAGCCGGCGCATCTGATCGAGACCTTGGCCGATCGCGTCGCCGGGCATTGCCTCTCGCTCTCGGAGCGCGCGCGCTGGGTTGAGGTGACGGTGAAGAAGCCGTCTGTGCTGTCGGGCGACGGCCTGGTGTCGGTGACGATTAGGCGAGAGCAAGCATGA
- a CDS encoding SDR family oxidoreductase, with product MNWALVTGAGQRLGRAVALELAAHGWGVVIHYRHSAGEAEAVAAEARQSGGAAAIVGADLDDAAERHALISRAVETAGGPLTALVNTAAMFEHDTIDTLSEELLQRHIALNTFTPSLLAREFAEALPDGQRGVVVNFLDFKLASPYPDHFSYTLSKYALAGATELLARALAPNVRVNAIAPGYVLPAPGQAKADYQRLHDDTPLQSGPTPENIAHAARFLIENDAVTGQTIYVDSGRRFRTYERDMGFM from the coding sequence ATGAACTGGGCCCTCGTAACGGGCGCGGGCCAAAGGCTTGGCCGCGCGGTGGCGCTGGAGCTGGCGGCGCATGGCTGGGGCGTGGTGATCCATTATCGCCACTCGGCCGGGGAGGCCGAGGCCGTCGCGGCCGAGGCGCGCCAGAGTGGCGGCGCGGCGGCCATCGTCGGCGCTGATCTCGATGATGCGGCCGAGCGCCATGCGCTGATCTCGCGCGCGGTGGAAACGGCCGGAGGGCCGCTGACCGCGCTCGTGAACACGGCGGCGATGTTCGAGCACGATACGATCGACACTTTGAGTGAGGAATTGTTGCAGCGCCATATTGCGCTCAACACGTTCACGCCCTCGCTGTTGGCGCGTGAGTTCGCGGAAGCGCTGCCGGATGGCCAACGCGGCGTGGTCGTGAACTTCCTCGATTTCAAATTGGCGAGCCCATACCCGGATCATTTCTCCTACACGCTCTCGAAATACGCGCTCGCGGGCGCGACGGAGCTGTTGGCGCGCGCGCTTGCGCCGAATGTGCGCGTGAATGCGATCGCGCCGGGCTATGTGTTGCCGGCGCCGGGGCAGGCGAAAGCGGATTACCAGCGTTTGCACGACGACACGCCGCTGCAGAGCGGGCCGACGCCGGAGAACATCGCCCACGCCGCGCGCTTCTTGATCGAGAACGACGCGGTGACGGGGCAGACCATCTACGTCGATAGCGGGCGGCGCTTTCGCACGTATGAGCGCGACATGGGCTTTATGTGA
- a CDS encoding SMR family transporter — protein sequence MNAYLYLAGAIIAEVIGTTALKASDAFTKFWPSVIVVIGYGIAFYLLSLTLKTIPTGVAYAIWSGVGVVLIALAAWLLQGQKLDAAAMIGMALIVAGVVVMNLFSKTAAH from the coding sequence GTGAACGCGTATCTCTATCTGGCCGGCGCGATCATCGCGGAAGTGATTGGCACGACGGCGCTGAAGGCGTCGGACGCGTTCACGAAATTCTGGCCGTCTGTCATCGTCGTGATCGGCTACGGGATCGCGTTCTATTTGCTCTCGTTGACCTTGAAGACGATCCCGACCGGCGTGGCGTACGCGATTTGGTCAGGCGTCGGCGTGGTGCTGATCGCGCTCGCTGCGTGGCTGCTGCAAGGCCAAAAGCTCGACGCCGCCGCAATGATCGGCATGGCGCTCATCGTCGCCGGCGTTGTGGTGATGAATTTGTTCTCGAAAACGGCCGCGCATTAG